From the Macaca nemestrina isolate mMacNem1 chromosome 7, mMacNem.hap1, whole genome shotgun sequence genome, one window contains:
- the LOC112426263 gene encoding putative golgin subfamily A member 6-like protein 3 has protein sequence MMSEKTRQGKFTAAKKKLKEYWKRKSPGVPAGANRKKKINSSSRDTAASGGYHSPGDSATGVYGEGPVSSTTLKDLQVPTLKEEKKHRIHRVQKLGRSLFKLKNQRAEPRAPDPPAGPSEVQQLQDETKHLRKELESLGRQLQAEVENNQMLNLLNRRQEGRLQEQEKRIREQEERICEQEERIHEQEEKLHEQEEKLHEQEEKLHEQEERLSGQEERIREQEERIHEQDERLWEQEWLPEQERLLEEVKKLLERERWEEEEEKLLEHERLLNQVDKLLEEERLQEEERLPEQERLLEQVEKLLEQERWQEEQERLLDHGKLLEQVEELLEKERLREQDERLLEQVEKLLERERRQEEQKRLLEEEQLLDQVEELLEQESLREQDQRLWEQETLRELERLRELERMLELEWEALYEQQVEPHSSFQELNNENKSALQLEPQVKELKTLGELKDTEMEEDIWTVRKRRHLSPCRTSQGTCRAWRPERLYGGQGGPEGTSGVTGASIHPPLGTDTESTSARGQCQNAELGEEDIIRLAQDQEMEVNLLELQGQVLRLVGDHNEGHDKFLTTAQSPGDQAALGAPIPLELGCADKQGDPLLPLSEDLRG, from the exons ATGATGTCAGAAAAAACACGACAGGGAAAATTCACCGCAGCCAAGAAAAAG TTAAAAGAATATTGGAAAAGGAAGAGCCCTGGCGTTCCAGCAGGAGctaacaggaaaaagaaaatcaatagcaGTAGCCGTGACACCGCCGCTTCTGGTGGTTACCACTCACCTGGGGAT TCAGCAACAGGTGTCTACGGGGAGGGCCCTGTGTCATCCACTACCCTGAAAGATCTGCAG GTTCCCACattgaaggaggagaagaagcatAGGATACATCGGGTACAGAAGCTTGGGAGGAGCTTGTTCAAACTCAAAAACCAGAGGG CTGAACCCCGGGCCCCAGATCCCCCAGCAGGGCCCTCTGAGGTGCAGCAGCTACAAGATGAGACCAAACACCTAAGGAAGGAGCTGGAGAGTCTGGGAAGACAGCTCCAGGCCGAGGTGGAAAACAATCAGATGTTGAATCTCCTGAACAGGAGACAGGAGGGGAGGCTGCAGGAGCAGGAGAAGAGGATAcgtgagcaggaggagaggatATGTGAGCAGGAGGAAAGGATacatgagcaggaggagaagctacatgagcaggaggagaagctacatgagcaggaggagaagctacatgagcaggaggagaggctatctgggcaggaggagaggatacgtgagcaggaggagaggatACATGAGCAGGATGAGAGGCTATGGGAGCAGGAGTGGCTGCCAGAGCAGGAGAGGCTGCTGGAGGAGGTGAAGAAGCTGTTGGAACGGGAgagatgggaggaggaggaggagaagctaCTAGAGCATGAGAGGCTGCTGAACCAGGTAGACAAGCTGCTGGAAGAGGAGAggctgcaggaggaggagaggcttCCAGAGCAGGAGAGGCTGTTGGAGCAGGTGGAGAAGCTATTGGAACAGGAGAGGTGGCAGGAGGAACAGGAGAGGCTGCTAGACCATGGGAAGCTGCTGGAGCAGGTGGAGGAACTGTTGGAAAAGGAGAGGTTGCGGGAGCAGGATGAGAGACTGCTGGAGCAGGTGGAGAAGCTTTTGGAACGGGAGAGGCGACAGGAGGAGCAGAAGAGGCTGCTGGAGGAGGAGCAGCTGCTGGACCAAGTGGAGGAGCTGCTGGAACAGGAGAGTCTGCGGGAGCAGGATCAGAGGCTGTGGGAGCAGGAGACACTGCGGGAGCTGGAGAGGCTGCGGGAGCTGGAGAGGATGCTGGAGCTGGAGTGGGAAGCCCTCTATGAGCAGCAGGTGGAGCCACACAGCAGCTTCCAGGAGCTG AACAACGAGAACAAGAGCGCACTGCAGTTGGAGCCGCAAGTAAAGGAGTTGAAGACGCTGGGCGAGCTGAAAGACACG gagatggaggaggacaTCTGGAcagtgaggaagaggaggcaCCTCAGCCCATGCCGAACATCCCAGGGGACCTGCAGAGCCTGGAGGCCAG AGCGACTTTATGGAGGACAAGGTGGACCTGAAGGAACCAGTGGAGTAACTGGAGCTTCGATTcatccacctctggggacagacaCC GAAAGTACATCAGCCAGGGGGCAGTGCCAAAATGCGGAACTGGGAGAGGAGGACATCATCAGGCTGGCCCAGGACCAAGAGATGGAA GTGAACCTGCTGGAGCTGCAGGGACAGGTGTTGCGGCTTGTGGGCGACCACAACGAGGGGCATGACAAATTCCTGACCACTGCCCAGAGTCCTGGTGATCAGGCCGCTCTAGGAGCCCCAATCCCCCTGGAGCTTGGGTGTGCTGACAAGCAGGGTG atcccctcctccctctgtctgAAGATCTTCGTGGCTGA